One genomic segment of Sebastes fasciatus isolate fSebFas1 chromosome 17, fSebFas1.pri, whole genome shotgun sequence includes these proteins:
- the e2f3 gene encoding transcription factor E2F3 — protein sequence MASLSHTAGGKAPSTHPVACKSLFERSRYDTSLGFLTQRFADMLNRSADGVLDLNVVAQELNAPKRRVYDVTNVLEGIQLIKKKSKNFVEWLGGKVNLNIDQELNALVEEERRLDEMIQNCTRQVHQLCENQNTQRFAYLTYDDVQRIPSLKEQTVIVIKAPAETKLEVPHPEESLQVHLSSTQGPIEVFLCSDDPVPMEATDGSVDNGSHLNSSANGNNYTPLVPYSSFIQMSSNDNAIRTSGIGSISTPPSEPTQHSSPVTVTPVSPVHTSLQPPSEDQQSFVSLTPPLAFSLGAEEYLLSLAEDEGITDLFSSFELDQLPLDMPIL from the exons ATGgcctctctgtcacacacagcaGGAGGAAAGG CTCCCTCCACCCATCCCGTAGCGTGCAAGTCCCTGTTCGAGAGGTCGCGCTACGACACCTCGCTCGGTTTCTTGACGCAGAGGTTTGCGGATATGCTGAACCGCTCCGCCGACGGGGTGTTGGACCTAAACGTAGTCGCCCAGGAGCTCAACGCCCCTAAGAGACGCGTCTACGACGTCACCAATGTCCTGGAAGGGATCCAGCTCATCAAAAAGAAGTCCAAAAACTTCGTCGAGTGGTT GGGCGGTAAAGTGAACCTAAACATAGATCAAGAGCTAAACGCTCTCgtcgaggaggagaggaggctggACGAGATGATCCAGAACTGCACGCGGCAGGTTCACCAGCTGTGTGAGAACCAGAACACTCAGAGAT TTGCCTATTTGACTTACGATGATGTCCAAAGGATTCCCAGCTTGAAAGAACAGACTGTGATCGTGATCAAAGCCCCCGCAGAGACAAAACTGGAGGTGCCACACCCAGAAGAg AGCCTCCAGGTCCACCTCAGCAGCACTCAAGGGCCCATCGAGGTGTTCCTCTGCTCTGATGACCCCGTCCCTATGGAAGCCACGGACGGCTCCGTGGACAATGGCAGCCACTTAAACTCGTCCGCCAATGGGAACAACTACACCCCCCTCGTGCCTTACTCGTCCTTCATTCAGATGTCTTCCAATG ACAATGCAATCCGTACTTCGGGAATCGGTAGTATCTCCACCCCGCCGTCCGAGCCGACACAACACTCATCACCGGTTACTGTCACCCCCGTCTCCCCCGTGCACACCTCCCTCCAGCCCCCCTCTGAAGATCAACAGAGCTTTGTCAGCCTCACTCCACCGCTAGCTTTCTCTCTCGGTGCAGAGGAGTACCTCCTCAGCCTGGCTGAGGATGAGGGCATCACTgacctcttctcttcttttgaGCTGGACCAGTTGCCCCTGGATATGCCCATTCTCTGA
- the srfbp1 gene encoding serum response factor-binding protein 1, with product MSQQILFTMDKVETMVPSAEEKSKEEQEIEEKEEKEAEEGEDDAGGEDEVKDGDDEEQEGRDEKEEEKEEAVPQAADKIEKKIPLPVKPKEKKKDEVLNLNNEVVRMRKEVKRVRVLIIRKLTRQIAALKKKKGKEMEIERNQRRAARMLEDIHAMKVLSPDLVTKTALQKSLNLEQVCKNPKSTISDRATARIATHPQFNKKIEDIKAAVRAFKEERMKGGKQGGKEKMLNKPVTLTPQSPDKRGEIRREKEEEDITVEKKEIIDNEEGDGILKDTKDAPVAEPERETVKATPSADVADSQRKEMPEAKNVRPASIKSSEVKDIVKNKPQSKQAEKKPLNLKCASKVLQKGKDEEESDLEASGDEEKEYFDDSTEERFNKQSSHSEESDDDGFFVGKVSKFKKKRKQKSIEAEKADKGSEVKSSDQFQSELDELESRLKSKGTSFQSVFCSSLSSSKPAGGRGAGRGRGGDRFRGQGKPMGGSGLNRDFTKQSKFQNQERGADRNPGSKYSKPHLEGRHPESSEKGFPSVSRGRGRGRGDGVRQNDRRGGGAFTHQAPQQALHPSWEASKKRKEQQGQIMAFQGKKIKFDD from the exons ATGTCTCAACAGATACTATTTACCATGGACAAGGTAGAGACAATGGTGCCATCTGCTGAAGAAAAAAGTAAGGAGGAGCAAGAGATcgaggaaaaggaggaaaaagaagcagaagaaggagaagatgaCGCTGGAGGTGAGGATGAAGTGAaagatggagatgatgaagaacaGGAAGGTAGAGatgaaaaggaagaagaaaaagaagaagcagtGCCACAGGCTGCAGATAAAATTGAGAAAAAGATTCCATTGCCTGTTAAAcccaaagagaaaaagaaggatGAGGTCCTGAACCTCAACAATGAGGTGGTGAGGATGAGGAAGGAGGTGAAGAGGGTGAGGGTTCTGATCATCAGGAAGCTGACGCGGCAGATTGCCgccctgaagaagaagaaggggaaaGAGATGGAAATTGAGAGGAATCAGAGGAGAGCTGCCAGAATGCTGGAAGACATCCACGCCATGAAAGTCCTCTCACCAGACCTG GTGACCAAGACAGCCTTGCAGAAGAGTCTCAACTTGGAACAGGTGTGTAAAAACCCCAAGTCTACTATTTCCGACCGGGCTACAGCACGCATCGCCACCCACCCTCAGTTCAACAAGAAGATTGAGGACATCAAAGCGGCTGTGAGAGCCTTCAAAGAGGAGCGGATGAAGGGTGGGAAGCAgggagggaaggaaaaaatgctGAATAAACCTGTGACGCTGACACCGCAGTCACCAGACAAAAGGGGGGAAATTAGGCgtgagaaagaagaggaggacatTACAGTGGAGAAAAAGGAAATCATAGACAATGAGGAGGGAGATGGTATCCTTAAAGACACTAAAGATGCACCTGTTGCTGAACCTGAAAGGGAAACAGTGAAAGCAACTCCTTCAGCTGATGTTGCTGATAGTCAAAGGAAAGAAATGCCAGAGGCTAAGAATGTAAGACCAGCATCAATAAAAAGTAGTGAAGTAAAGGACATTGTgaaaaataaacctcaaagcAAACAGGCAGAGAAGAAACCCTTAAATCTTAAGTGTGCATCTAAAGTGCTTCAGAAAGGGAAGGATGAGGAAGAGAGTGATTTAGAGGCATCAGGTGATGAAGAGAAAGAGTACTTTGATGACAGCACAGAGGAACGTTTCAACAAGCAGTCCTCCCATTCTGAGGAGAGCGACGACGACGGCTTTTTTGTTGGAAAAGTGAGCAAAttcaagaagaagaggaagcagaAGAGTATAGAAGCGGAGAAGGCCGATAAGGGGAGTGAAGTGAAAAGTTCAGACCAGTTCCAGAGTGAACTTGATGAGCTTGAGTCCAGGCTGAAGTCTAAAGGGACTTCGtttcagtcagttttttgttcaTCCCTCTCTTCATCTAAGCCTGCTGGGGGCAGAGGTGCaggcagagggagaggtggGGATAGATTTAGGGGCCAAGGGAAACCAATGGGTGGCAGTGGTTTAAATAGAGATTTTACTAAACAATCCAAGTTCCAAAATCAGGAGAGAGGAGCAGATAGAAATCCAGGGTCCAAGTACAGCAAGCCCCACCTCGAGGGCCGACATCCGGAGTCGTCAGAGAAGGGCTTTCCCTCTGTCAGCAGAGGGAGGGGGCGAGGCAGAGGCGATGGTGTAAGGCAAAATGATCGCAGGGGTGGTGGTGCCTTTACCCATCAAGCACCACAGCAGGCACTGCATCCATCCTGGGAGGCCAGTAAGAAAAGGAAGGAGCAGCAAGGACAAATTATGGCCTTTCAGGGGAAGAAGATCAAGTTTGATGACTGA